The Podospora bellae-mahoneyi strain CBS 112042 chromosome 7, whole genome shotgun sequence genome includes a window with the following:
- a CDS encoding hypothetical protein (EggNog:ENOG503P5AG; COG:S), with translation MSITYPHSPLLCPIQIIMLTTLIKLSPSTVAPSTTKMATRLLLNRTLRPALSLGLTTSLLAIHNQRPMRMDAIPSSNKSFSTTRPERKDRLDPEIIKQLSGGSLSGFAVGLLVSVFSKTLVLLAGIGMLTIQVSRFSLRTRPGQVPPPA, from the exons ATGTCCATTACCTACCCTCACTCACCCCTTTTATGTCCGATCCAGATCATAATGCTCACCACTCTCATCAAACTCTCACCATCTACAGTagctccctcaacaaccaaaatGGCcacccgtctcctcctcaaccgcaCCCTCCGCCCAGCCCTCAGCCTCGGTctcacaacctccctcctcgcaaTCCACAACCAAAGACCAATGCGCATGGATGCCATCCCCTCGTCTAACAAATCCTTCTCAACCACCCGTCCCGAGAGAAAAGACCGGCTAGACCCAGAAATCATCAAACAGCTTTCTGGCGGTAGTCTCTCAG GCTTCGCCGTCGGCCTCCTAGTCTCCGTCTTCTCCAAaaccctcgtcctcctggCAGGAATAGGCATGCTCACCATCCAAGTAA GTCGCTTCTCGCTCCGGACTCGACCTGGTCAAGTACCTCCGCCTGCGTGA
- the PDR6 gene encoding member of the karyopherin-beta (COG:U; COG:Y; EggNog:ENOG503NYJC) codes for MDPLPLPTSLAEVEGLIRALYQPNPPETISRIQEVLQRLQRSPEGWQLAESLIAHPEDNIRFYAALTLIVKLNRDSAGLNEDDAKLLLENIVSWTIQSLSDGAAPFVTKKLCSALITYFVLFSHVWPACVRHFIYCLDLGRGVPVENLDDALSTDILVGNLDSQKLKVAIWFVTSLVEEVGKTDMNSIKYADVHQRLAKNGQDATCLLARGFAPPIDEVGLKTQEETLACFQAWILYAQRASSDVDLLVTPLRQLVDPALQCFTNEHLFQATAELFSDVLQNYSGFFTKAHYDALSSFFESQWAVNHYQQILHGNHREDGISFGLLMLAYGDAQVQALLEGTDERSQRFLESLSGLLATDGYLVGDDAIFVPALEFWSTFIETMIDCTFSDGDQSPVWKPYAERHLKAVVTNSWRKIQWPSAEIFAEWDSAERAAFCDARKDVADMLQSVFTLEGLDLISFFANLFLQALASQSWAELEATAFCLGALSDCISEDSKYDAELSKVFASQFFHLLGQGQAAVPLRLRQTGLSLIERYCEYFERHADYLPNALNLLFAAVGDSVLGGPSARSISTLCSSCRTILTGEAGTFIRHYQNIRGRQVLDALAEERIVLAVASIIQSITDENEKLQKFEELYTIFKKDFEFAVQLRSQPGLVDLTNPNVLRGLDPPIPSSFPLVEGISLHIALRSMRCIASMSKGMQDVKESPVDLEDESQAARTSEKLAALQADIVSLLIGVQQVFSTTGEIVEIICNILRAGFSETEPGPFVFPADIVTNYFVQQSFETPRMGTLLSTACSFVGSLYRGPKAIVPSQLVRLVPWVIALLQKLPAPEPEADTEISQNGICLIDRVLSKYPEVLFQVQPGQMLEFFFMFTLKVLNGKEPLPKTAAADFWSNFITLKPPSPDLASHVSNAMSYFGPLLAQTLINNIGGNAARSELDKLSEPLKKLVTQQVQAQAWLEGALTRTDEGGNGGGFPSAAAERVSMAERAAFLKKVVGLRGARQTNQVVREFWLLCRGSSFAYVS; via the exons ATGGATCCGTTACCATTACCAACAAGCCTCGCCGAGGTGGAAGGA TTGATCCGAGCGCTCTATCAGCCAAACCCCCCTGAAACCATCTCCAGAATACAAGAGGTTCTTCAGCGACTTCAGAGGTCACCGGAAGGGTGGCAGCTTGCCGAGAGTCTCATTGCTCACCCAGAAGACAACATCAGGTTTTACGCCGCGCTAACCCTGATTGTCAAACTCAACCGAGATAG CGCTGGTCTGAATGAAGACGATGccaagcttcttcttgagaacATCGTCAGCTGGACCATCCAGTCGCTGAGCGACGGGGCGGCTCCCTTCGTTACCAAGAAGCTGTGTTCGGCGCTCATTACCTACTTTGTACTTTTCTCCCACGTGTGGCCCGCCTGCGTTCGTCATTTTATCTATTGCCTGGATCTCGGCAGAGGCGTGCCCGTGGAGAATCTAGATGATGCCTTGTCGACAGATATCCTCGTGGGTAATCTGGATAGCCAGAAGCTCAAGGTGGCTATTTGGTTTGTCACGtcgttggtggaggaagtCGGCAAGACCGACATGAACTCGATCAAATA TGCAGATGTCCACCAAAGACTCGCCAAAAACGGCCAGGACGCCACTTGTCTCCTCGCCCGCGGCTTTGCTCCACCTATTGACGAGGTCGGGCTCAAGACTCAGGAGGAAACACTGGCATGCTTCCAG GCTTGGATCCTTTACGCCCAACGAGCGTCGTCCGATGTAGACCTGTTGGTGACACCACTCCGACAACTGGTTGATCCAGCATTGCAATGCTTCACCAACGAACATCTTTTTCAAGCTACCGCCGAGCTCTTCAGTGATGTGCTGCAGAACTACTCGGGTTTCTTCACCAAAGCGCACTATGACgcgctttcttctttctttgaAAGCCAGTGGGCTGTGAACCACTATCAGCAAATTCTCCACGGGAACCACCGTGAGGATGGAATTTCCTTTGGACTACTGATGCTAGCCTATGGCGATGCCCAGGTGCAAGCCTTGCTGGAGGGTACAGACGAGCGGTCTCAGAGATTCCTGGAAAGCTTAAGTGGGCTTCTTGCCACTGACGGGTACTTGGTCGGAGATGACGCCATCTTCGTGCCCGCCCTCGAGTTCTGGTCAACCTTCATTGAAACAATGATCGACTGCACCTTCTCGGACGGGGATCAGTCACCTGTCTGGAAACCATATGCTGAACGGCACCTTAAGGCGGTGGTGACAAACAGCTGGCGCAAGATCCAGTGGCCCTCAGCAGAAATCTTTGCTGAATGGGACTCTGCTGAGCGTGCTGCATTCTGTGACGCCAGAAAGGATGTTGCAGATATGCTTCAGTCAGTTTTCACCCTCGAAGGTCTGGATCTCATTTCTTTCttcgccaacctcttccttcaAGCGCTCGCCTCACAGTCGTGGGCCGAGCTTGAGGCCACGGCGTTCTGTCTTGGTGCTCTCTCCGATTGTATCTCTGAGGACAGCAAGTATGATGCCGAGCTGAGCAAGGTCTTTGCTTCTCAATTCTTTCACCTTCTTGGTCAGGGCCAAGCCGCCGTACCACTGCGCCTCCGCCAGACGGGGCTGTCGTTGATCGAGAGGTACTGCGAGTACTTTGAGCGCCATGCAGACTACCTGCCGAATGCCCTGAATCTTCTCTTCGCTGCTGTGGGGGACTCTGTTCTCGGTGGCCCTTCGGCACGGTCGATCTCTACCCTTTGCTCTTCGTGCCGTACCATTTTGACTGGCGAGGCCGGCACATTCATCAGACACTACCAGAACATCCGTGGAAGACAGGTGCTTGATGCTCTAGCCGAGGAGAGGATCGTGCTTGCCGTTGCCTCCATCATCCAGTCCATCACGGACGAAAATGAGAAGCTGCAGAAATTCGAGGAGCTTTACACGATCTTCAAGAAGGACTTTGAGTTCGCCGTCCAGCTCAGATCACAGCCTGGCTTGGTGGACCTGACAAATCCAAATGTCCTAAGGGGTCTTGATCCCCCTATTCCCTCATCTTTTCCACTTGTGGAGGGCATCTCCCTCCACATTGCACTTCGGTCAATGAGGTGCATTGCCAGCATGTCGAAAGGCATGCAAGATGTCAAGGAGTCTCCTGTGGATTTGGAAGACGAATCGCAGGCTGCCAGAACAAGCGAGAAGCTTGCTGCGCTACAGGCCGACATTGTCAGCCTTCTCATAGGCGTTCAGCAAGTTTTCAGCACTACGGGAGAGATTGTAGAGATTATCTGCAACATCCTGCGTGCTGGGTTCTCAGAGACGGAACCAGGCCCATTTGTCTTCCCTGCTGACATCGTCACCAATTACTTTGTTCAACAGTCGTTTGAGACGCCTCGGATGGGAACGCTTCTCAGCACCGCTTGCTCCTTTGTGGGGTCGCTATACAGAGGGCCAAAGGCGATTGTGCCGAGTCAGCTCGTCCGCCTGGTGCCATGGGTCATTGCCTTGCTTCAGAAGCTCCCAG CCCCAGAACCAGAAGCAGACACGGAAATCTCCCAAAACGGCATCTGCCTCATCGACAGAGTCCTGTCCAAATACCCCGAAGTCCTCTTCCAAGTCCAACCGGGGCAGATGCTCGAGTTCTTCTTCATGTTCACGCTCAAAGTCCTCAACGGGAAGgaaccccttcccaaaacTGCCGCAGCTGACTTTTGG AGCAACTTTATAAccctcaaacccccctccccagacCTCGCCTCCCACGTCTCCAACGCAATGTCTTACTTTGGCCCGTTGTTGGCGCAAACGTTAATCAACAATATTGGCGGGAATGCTGCCAGATCAGAGCTGGATAAACTCAGTGAACCGCTCAAGAAGCTGGTTACTCAGCAGGTTCAGGCGCAAGCTTGGCTGGAGGGAGCGCTGACGAGGACGGATGAGGGGGGGAACGGCGGCGGTTTTCCAAgtgcggcggcggagagggttAGCATGGCTGAGAGGGCGGCGTTTTTGAAAAAGGTGGTTGGGCTGAGGGGGGCGAGGCAGACGAATCAAGTTGTGAGGGAGTTTTGGTTGCTTTGTAGGGGGAGTAGTTTTGCTTATGTTTCTTaa
- a CDS encoding hypothetical protein (EggNog:ENOG503NXE4; COG:S) yields MPVTTISSNTRASRSRFSSPQVTASESTTKESSAAAVSAAEGREPKKSTFLERWLEPPVQSKPSYQEAGLVRQGVFDNMAPLGTMPKLGVFKSSSAATPTPAANPPKTRIVLKSSRPAAPSTPTPAAPPPPPPPAPEEDETEEEDETAEPYTEAPYLERIKSEDRGRAEGINYRETTPAVSAPSRSHGSFSSRDVEAGNWGPGRMSQVSSADRRSQSRASASSHPSHHHHIQQQPSTSSASREDDLKKITAKVVEAAVEAALQFCRYPTAWALRTLYDENCTSLEFLTMIEKVFMQKADAPTLSKFAKDIQKKKKEGKASNQGFQYFFGHEQTSIPPAKPAPYNHLINFGVSLLHFKESEPAPKTERQSTLDRHTEQPEPEPETRTVPAPACAPSQQQESPAQPEPAQEPVQLPLREATPLPAAVAENPPVVEDSVGPLPSDPEPVGTTAPDTEPEQTPELPQRNEPQAEPERQEDKEPEEPPRKKRKSARHSEATSKKMMETAAAAAAASAMTTTTTQEVDGKLVAETPRRRTRATSHSSTSTLSTARSLSLTPVAARHQAIENEEEALVSDAPPSRNSPAPAHPINGKRRRSNAPRKSKGGNVSPSRRSSVASAAPRPAQSASNSRRQTPAVDQSLVDEEPYDPGATVDTFITSLNGKKNKPAIVFTSKVGKLDENDEKTQRRRQAKEVTNGKILEDAITKKDASGQWEYSNARGLVDQPLADESMMTMETPNALATRPRVTLPASRSTPAAREGRSTRSARKRSHDEVEDPTSPITPGFPNSAAPSTAANSRAGTPATLRPAKKARTGLRVKNSPMKKKTGPLAGIPRPSGERSSPVGNGPVGNPQRDTRVCVCMCVCVCVSHTYFTLLSPPTTSLVVPHVDPPLARDAMPNEWFCNVCRMTRELQPFREHTGSFALLFEKLEAKNSTAFALPPDIRNCFEGVRTGPEGEYEEILPVVKTARKKKSDEEAPDFFRLRDAEGNAAICHSCQKHSASDRAIIPCSACGIFWHLDCLDPPLANPPVLRTWKCPLHIDELLAEMPEVLAPAHRVRKPKTASVIRPAFSRGFINDGYIDVALEEDTPASSWRNSEAYGRTVRLPERGIRADFLSRARFNRKGKPIPPLNAATTPAVPLTQRTLEEQQAVRNLAQLSGQGTAPITTLIDTLIAQADPCVVNLMSRGSADHFQSAKQLTRMDQQSLRAMLAQAEVMSQQIRQLLSSGANGTAPAVPSLTTSMSIDGDSEADKVAPSPAATDDVPAMTQGEKTPALGDQSPEAPLEENPSKDANLPTTPTKATSVGTEPAIVESNSDDKNSVEGDVMDLE; encoded by the exons ATGCCAGTAACCACAATATCTTCCAACACGCGGGCCTCTCGGTCGCGTTTTTCGAGTCCGCAAGTCACGGCGTCCGAGTCCACCACAAAGGAGTCTtcggccgccgccgtctcTGCTGCCGAGGGCAGAGAGCCAAAGAAGAGCACTTTCTTGGAGCGCTGGTTGGAGCCTCCAGTGCAGAGCAAGCCCAGTTATCAGGAAGCAGGCCTTGTGCGGCAGGGCGTCTTTGACAATATGGCACCTTTGGGCACCATGCCGAAGCTCGGCGTCTTCAAGTCTTCGAGCGCCgcgacaccaacaccagccgccaacccccccaagaCCAGAATTGTTCTCAAGTCGAGCAGACCTGCGGCGCCATCTACGCCCACCCCTGCggcgccgccaccgcctcctccgccggcgcctgaggaggacgagacggaggaggaggacgagacgGCCGAGCCATACACGGAAGCCCCCTACCTGGAGCGGATCAAGAGCGAGGACAGAGGTCGTGCCGAGGGCATCAATTACAGGGAGACGACTCCTGCAGTGAGTGCACCCTCGCGCTCACATGGCTCTTTTTCTTCGCGGGACGTGGAGGCGGGCAACTGGGGTCCGGGCAGGATGTCGCAGGTGTCGTCGGCCGACCGCAGAAGTCAGTCCCGGGCAAGCGCCTCATCGcatccttctcatcatcatcatattCAGCAGCAACCGTCCACAAGCAGTGCGTCTCGTGAGGATGATTTGAAAAAGATCACggccaaggtggtggaggctgcGGTTGAGGCAGCGCTGCAGTTTTGTCGCTACCCCACTGCCTGGGCCCTGCGCACCCTCTACGATGAAAATTGCACTAGCCTGGAATTTCTCACCATGATCGAGAAGGTGTTCATGCAGAAGGCGGACGCACCCACGCTCAGCAAGTTTGCTAAGGATAtccagaagaaaaagaaggagggcaaggccTCCAACCAGGGATTCCAATACTTTTTTGGCCACGAACAAACCTCGATCCCGCCGGCGAAGCCTGCGCCCTACAACCATCTCATCAACTTTGGCGTGTCGCTTCTTCACTTTAAGGAATCAGAACCAGCCCCCAAGACCGAGAGGCAATCGACGCTCGATCGTCATACTGAACAGCCCGAGCCTGAGCCAGAAACTCGAACAGTCCCAGCCCCAGCCTGTGCACCATCACAACAGCAAGAGTCGCCAGCGCAGCCAGAGCCGGCGCAGGAACCGGTGCAGCTGCCATTGCGGGAAGCGACACCACTTCCCGCCGCTGTCGCCGAGAACCCCCCGGTTGTTGAAGACTCTGTCGGGCCTCTCCCGTCAGACCCAGAGCCTGTTGGCACCACAGCGCCCGATACCGAGCCAGAGCAGACGCCTGAGCTCCCACAGCGCAACGAGCCTCAGGCTGAGCCGGAGCGTCAAGAGGACAAAGAGCCAGAGGAGCCCCCTCGCAAGAAACGAAAATCAGCTCGACATTCAGAGGCGACATccaagaagatgatggaaacagccgccgccgccgccgccgccagcgcgatgacgacgacgacgacccaAGAGGTCGACGGCAAGCTGGTCGCAGAGACACCGCGCCGCCGCACCAGAGCGACGTCTCATTCCAGCACATCAACGCTATCCACGGCACGCTCACTGTCACTGACACCGGTAGCAGCCCGGCATCAGGCGATTGAAAATGAAGAGGAGGCCCTGGTCTCCGATGCGCCTCCTTCGCGCAACAGCCCTGCCCCGGCCCATCCAATCAACGGCAAGCGGCGTCGGTCCAATGCACCACGCAAGAGCAAGGGCGGGAACGTGTCACCCTCCCGGCGCTCGTCTGTTGCTTCGGCTGCGCCGCGTCCTGCTCAGTCGGCCAGCAACTCCCGCCGCCAGACGCCAGCCGTTGACCAGTCGCTTGTCGATGAGGAGCCCTACGACCCCGGCGCCACCGTCGACACATTCATCACCAGCCTGAacggcaagaagaacaagccCGCCATCGTGTTCACCAGCAAGGTCGGCAAGCTTGACGAGAACGACGAAAAGACTCAGCGTCGTCGCCAGGCCAAGGAAGTCACCAACGGCAAGATTCTTGAGGATGCCATCACGAAGAAGGATGCCAGCGGTCAGTGGGAGTACAGCAACGCTCGAGGGCTCGTCGACCAGCCTTTAGCCGATGAATccatgatgacgatggagaCACCCAACGCGTTGGCCACACGGCCGCGGGTCACTCTACCCGCCTCCCGCTCCACCCCGGCTGCTCGGGAAGGCAGAAGCACCCGGTCTGCCCGGAAGCGGTCTCatgatgaggttgaagatCCAACGTCGCCCATCACGCCAGGCTTTCCCAACTCAGCCGCGCCTTCTACTGCCGCCAACTCACGTGCTGGCACACCTGCCACTCTGCGCCCTGCCAAGAAGGCCCGCACCGGGCTCAGAGTTAAGAATTC GCCCATGAAGAAAAAGACGGGTCCCTTGGCAGGTATTCCCCGTCCCAGCGGCGAGCGGAGCAGTCCCGTTGGTAACGGTCCCGTCGGCAATCCCCAG AGAGACACacgcgtgtgtgtgtgcatgtgtgtgtgtgtgtgtgtctccCACACCTACTTTACCCTTTTGTCCCCTCCCACGACATCACTAGTAGTCCCTca TGTCGATCCCCCTTTGGCACGAGATGCGATGCCTAACGAGTGGTTTTGCAACGTGTGCCGCATGACGCGCGAACTGCAACCTTTCCGCGAGCACACGGGATCCTTTGCCCTGCTTtttgagaagctcgaggcTAAGAACTCGACCGCTTTTGCCTTGCCGCCCGACATCCGCAACTGCTTCGAGGGAGTCCGCACAGGACCCGAGGGCGAGTATGAGGAGATTCTGCCAGTCGTCAAGACTGCtcgcaagaagaagagcgaTGAAGAGGCGCCTGATTTCTTCAGGCTCCGCGATGCCGAGGGCAATGCTGCCATCTGCCACAGCTGCCAGAAACACAGCGCTTCGGACCGCGCCATTATCCCATGCAGCGCCTGTGGTATCTTTTGGCATCTCGACTGCCTAGATCCGCCCTTGGCCAACCCCCCGGTCCTGCGCACGTGGAAGTGCCCTCTCCATATTGACGAGCTCTTGGCTGAGATGCCCGAGGTGCTCGCTCCTGCCCACCGGGTCCGCAAGCCCAAGACGGCCAGTGTGATTCGGCCTGCTTTCAGCCGCGGCTTCATCAACGACGGCTACATCGACGTCGCTCTCGAGGAAGACACGCCCGCCAGCAGCTGGCGGAACAGCGAGGCGTACGGCCGCACTGTGCGTCTTCCGGAGAGGGGTATCAGGGCCGACTTTCTGTCTCG CGCTCGCTTCAACCGCAAGGGGAAGCCTATCCCGCCATTGAATGCGGCAACGACCCCAGCCGTTCCGCTTACGCAACGGACTCTTGAGGAGCAGCAAGCCGTTCGCAACCTGGCCCAGCTCAGCGGCCAGGGGACtgcccccatcaccaccttgatCGATACACTGATCGCCCAGGCCGACCCATGCGTCGTCAATCTCATGTCTCGTGGGAGCGCCGATCACTTCCAGTCCGCCAAGCAGCTCACTCGGATGGACCAGCAGAGCTTGCGCGCCATGCTGGCCCAGGCCGAGGTCATGTCGCAGCAAATCCGGCAGCTCCTTAGCTCTGGCGCCAACGGGACTGCACCTGCGGTTCCCAGCCTGACGACCTCGATGTCCATTGATGGCGACTCCGAGGCCGACAAAGTGGCTCCATCTCCGGCTGCCACCGATGATGTCCCCGCCATGACCCAAGGCGAAAAGACGCCTGCCCTGGGCGACCAATCTCCCGAGGCTCCCCTGGAGGAGAACCCAAGCAAGGATGCCAACTTGCCGACCACACCGACCAAGGCCACCTCGGTCGGAACCGAGCCCGCCATCGTTGAATCCAACAGCGATGACAAGAACTCGGTCGAGGGGGACGTCATGGATCTCGAGTAG
- a CDS encoding hypothetical protein (EggNog:ENOG503NU3T; COG:E; MEROPS:MER0016544), whose amino-acid sequence MRHIWAFPSLTALSLFQASAASAVPRARQAINASSPLALFRTKRRFRTQAQLLSNSATKTTLVEEMVTVDTTSRLAALRSLMKERNLHVYVVPSEDSHASEYIADCDARRTFISGFSGSAGTAIVTLDKAALATDGRYFNQASKQLDSNWYLLKTGMQDVPTWQEWATQEAEGGKLIGVDPQLISSAIAEKLDEDIKNAGGGGLVGIKENLVDLVWGSEQPPRPSNSVFLLGQQYAGKDTAAKLADLRKELDKKKAAGFVLSMLDEIAWLFNLRGSDIAYNPVFFSYAIVTQASATLYIDEAKLTDECRTYLERNKVTIKPYGALFEDSEELARRAEADSKDAKPRKYLISSKGSWALKLALGGNKFVDEVRSPVGDAKAVKNDVELNGMRNCHIRDGAALTEFFAWLEDQLVNQKAQLDEVDAADKLEQIRSKHKDFVGLSFDTISSTGANAAVIHYKPEKGACKIIDPDAIYLCDSGAQYLDGTTDTTRTLHFGTPTAKEKKAYTLVLKGNIALDSVVFPKGTSGFAIDVMARQFLWKYGLDYRHGTGHGVGSFLNVHEGPIGIGTRKQYIDVALAAGNVLSIEPGYYEDEAFGIRIENLAIVKEVKTEHSFGDKPYLGFEHVTMVPYARNLIDETILTPDEKDWLNRANKKILEKTLGYFENDPLTKAWLLRETQPF is encoded by the exons ATGCGCCATATATGGGCCTTTCCTAGCTTAACAGCACTCTCTCTGTTCCAAGCTTCTGCTGCATCCGCTGTACCTAGAGCTCGCCAAGCTATCAACGCCagctcccccctcgccctgTTCCGTACTAAGAGACGATTCCGCACCCAAGCCCAACTCCTGAGCAACAGTGCTACTAAGACGACACTTGTTGAAGAGATGGTGACTGTTGATACCACGAGCCGGCTGGCCGCCCTGCGgtccttgatgaaggagcGCAACCTTCATGTCTATG TTGTACCATCCGAAGATAGCCATGCCTCCGAGTATATCGCCGACTGCGATGCCCGCCGCACATTCATCTCTGGCTTCTCCGGGTCAGCAGGAACCGCCATCGTGACCCTGGACAAAGCAGCTCTCGCCACAGACGGCCGATACTTCAACCAAGCTTCCAAGCAGCTGGATTCCAACTGGTATTTGCTCAAGACTGGTATGCAGGATGTACCAACCTGGCAGGAATGGGCGACGCAAGAAGCAGAGGGTGGTAAGCTGATTGGTGTCGACCCTCAGCTGATTTCCAGCGCCATTGCCGAGAAGCTCGATGAGGATATCAAAaacgccggtggtggtggtcttgttgGGATCAAGGAAAACCTGGTAGACCTTGTCTGGGGCTCTGAGCAACCACCTCGCCCCAGCAACAGTGTATTCCTCTTGGGCCAGCAATACGCTGGAAAGGACACGGCAGCGAAGCTTGCCGATCTCCGCAAGGAGTTGGataagaagaaggcggctggTTTTGTTCTTTCCATGCTTGACGAGATCGCTTGGCTCTTCAACCTCCGCGGCAGCGATATCGCTTACAACCCGGTCTTCTTTTCGTACGCGATTGTGACGCAGGCCTCCGCTACACTTTACATTGACGAAGCGAAATTGACCGACGAGTGCAGGACCTATCTTGAACGAAACAAGGTTACCATTAAGCCCTATGGTGCTCTGTTTGAGGACAGCGAGGAGCTTGCTCGCCGAGCAGAGGCCGATTCCAAGGACGCCAAGCCCAGGAAGTATCTCATTTCGAGTAAGGGGTCATGGGCTCTGAAGCTGGCATTGGGAGGTAACAAGTTTGTCGATGAAGTCCGGAGTCCAGTGGGTGATgccaaggctgtcaagaatGATGTTGAATTGAATGGCATGAGAAACTGCCACATTCGTGACGGCGCTGCTCTGACAGAGTTCTTTGCCTGGTTGGAAGACCAACTTGTGAACCAGAAGGCTCagctggatgaggtggatgcGGCCGACAAGCTGGAGCAGATCAGATCAAAGCACAAGGACTTTGTTGGACTTTCCTTTGATACTATTTCCTCGACAGGGGCGAA TGCTGCTGTAATTCACTACAAGCCAGAGAAGGGTGCCTGCAAGATCATTGATCCCGACGCCATCTACCTCTGCGATTCCGGGGCTCAGTACCTGGACGGCACCACAGACACCACCAGAACCCTTCATTTTGGAACGCCAACCgccaaggaaaagaaggcttACACCTTGGTTCTCAAGGGCAACATCGCCTTGGATTCGGTAGTCTTCCCCAAGGGAACTAGTGGTTTCGCCATCGATGTCATGGCCCGTCAATTTCTTTGG AAATATGGCCTCGACTATCGCCATGGTACAGGCCACGGTGTAGGCTCGTTCCTAAACGTGCACGAGGGGCCCATCGGCATCGGTACAAGGAAACAGTATATCGACGTTGCCCTGGCCGCTGGCAATGTGCTCTCGATCGAACCAGGCTACTACGAAGATGAAGCATTCGGTATCCGCATTGAAAACCTCGCCATTgtgaaggaggtcaagacgGAGCATTCGTTTGGCGACAAGCCATACCTCGGATTCGAGCATGTCACCATGGTTCCGTACGCCCGCAATCTCATTGATGAGACCATTCTCACACCGGATGAAAAGGATTGGCTAAACCGGGCCAACAAGAAGATTCTCGAGAAGACGCTTGGATACTTTGAGAACGATCCTCTGACAAAGGCCTGGTTGTTGCGGGAGACGCAGCCTTTTTGA